A region of the Centropristis striata isolate RG_2023a ecotype Rhode Island chromosome 20, C.striata_1.0, whole genome shotgun sequence genome:
GTCCTCTGAGACCAGACAGCCGGACAGACTGAACACACAGAACAACATCAAGTCACATAATCTGAGGTTACATTATATGTTTTAATGTGAATCATGATTTAAATGGTCATCAGTTGAACATGCTGACCTGAGAGTTCCCAGTTTACAATGTGGACTCTCCAGTCCAGGACACAGCCGCtccactcctgaatcctgcaggttgttgttactcaggtccagctctctcaggcTGGAGGattgggagctgaggactgaggacagacctccacagcttctctctgacagGTTACATACACTCAGTCTGGAAAGACATCAACCAACAAGAAGAGAAACATCAGTATGTTAAATGTAAAGATATTATCTGTGTAACATGTGTGCAGTGGACCCAAATGCAGCACAAAAGGTCCAGAAGCAAACTTTTGAGCCTTTTAACAAAGCCTATGTtagaaaactgaaaatattcatTTGTAAATTTTCAGCTGCccaatttaaattaaaagacacattaaaaaaaaaactttgctgTGTGGGTGCATCAAGGATGGTATTTACAGGTGGTCTGCTTTGTGACAAACTAATGATCTGACCTTAGAGTTACCAGTTTACAATGTGGACTCTCCAGTCCAGGACACAGCTGCTCCAGTCTTGAATCCTGCAGGTTGTTGTTACTCAGATCCAGCTCTCTCAGACtggaggactgggagctgaggactgaggacagagctccacagcttctctctgacagGTTACAGCCACTCAGTCTGGAGAGACATCAACCAACAAGAAGAGAAACATCAgtatgttaaatgtaaatacgTTACCCAAATGCAGCACAAAAGGTCCAGAAGCAAACTTTTGAGgctttttaaaagtttgattTCAGTCTCAGACAAGACTGAATATCTTGAGGGACAGACAAGACGGCATAATATTGTTGTGGATGGCATCAAAGAGTCTGTgaaagaaaaggtgaaaaagtgagaaaactatTTGGTGAAAAATGACAACTGGATCACTTGAAAATAGAGCTGGACTGGGCTCATAGAACTGGGAAGCCGGGAACACCATCAGAAAAGCCCAGACCCATTGTGGTCAGATTCCTGCGGCTGAAGGACAAACTTGCTGTTCTGGATAAAGCTAAAAACCTGAAGGGCTCCGGCATCTTCATCAATGAGGATTTTCCTGAAACCGTCCGACAGAGAACGAAAGATCTACTCCCTGCAATGAAGGCAGCTCAAGAGAGAGGTGACATTGCATATTTGAGAGATGACAAACTTATTGTCCATCCACCTACTCACAACCCTCCACAACAAAGGAGGGCAAACACCTAGTGGTGCCCACCATGTCTCATTTATACACTACTCTGATTTTTTAATGGCATATCCACagtacattacattacactgtATGGACGACTGCAACACATCTGATCCTGATGACCATATTTTTAAGCCTTTTGATTCCTCTGCAATTGACTCTTACAATTTTGATGTTGACcctgatatacatttttttcgtCATTAGATGTCACTAACCTATGCAGATTTTATGATGAAACTCAGTTTAATGACTTATTTCTTTCTATGCCTTCTAATATATTTTCAAGTCTTCCTTGCAACTATGAcaaatttattcattatttatcctTACTCAAACATAATTTCTCTGTTATTGCTTTATCTGAAACATGGCTTACAGAAGATTCtagagaaatatttaaattaccaaattacaattcagttcACTACGTAAGAGAGAATAGATCTGGAGGTGGGGTATCTCTGTTTTTTCTTGGTGACTATGAATTTAAAGTTAGGGATGATCTTTCCCTGAAGTCACCGAGGGCTGAGGTGAAATCTGTTTTTGTAGAGCTCTCTGGTGTCTTtggtggaaaaaatgttttagttggtGTTATTTATCGCCCACCTGACTCTACTGTCAaagattttaatgaaattttgtccTGTTCTCTTGATTTGATAAACAAGGAGGAAaaactttgttatattttaggAGATTTCAATATAAacctctttaaaaataatttagatacATTAACCACAGATTTTCTCAATATTCTTTATTCTAGTCACTTTTTCCCTCTTATTCATAAATCTACAAGAGTAAAGGAAAATTCAGCAACTTTGATTGATAATATCCTAACAAACAACTTAAGTGAAGGAATGAAATCTGGGGTTTTGTATTTAGATTTGTCAGATAATTTCCCTATATTCCAGTACTCTTTAATCAAGtctaataaaactaaacaaaataagaaaaagttgTACAAAAGAATTATGAGCAAGTCatatatttctaaatttaaagaTATGCTTGCCGGTCTTTTCATGGATGatgtatataaagaaaaaaatgctcattttgCATATCAACATTTTAGGAAAGTTATTAGCTTTAGTTTCAATGAATGTTTTCCAATAGGCAGCTCTACTAGGAAACACAGTCAGGACTTTAGTAAGCCGGTTTACAGTTGATTTGCTGAAACTGCTGACGAAAAAGAATAAACTGTACAGAAAATATGAATCAAATCCTACACCCCTTACTCATGGTGTTCATAAATCTTGCAGAAATAAATATACTCACTCCATTAGAtctgcaaaaaagaaatatttttgtgaaaaatttAAGAGGTGTTCAAATGATACTAAAACCACATGGAAAGTTATAAATCAGTTGCTgcatagagaaaaaaagacctaCCCAGAGTTACCTTCAATCTTTTTAGATGGTGACAATTCTTTTAACAATTAATTTGATATAGCTCAAAAAttcaatgatttttttgttaacattggATCTGAATTAGCTTGTAAAGTTCCTGCTAGCAGTGGTAATCCACTGGATTTCATTACAGGAAACTATCCTTCTATTTCTTCCTTTAAGCCTCCTGATGTTCAAGAAATAAGTGACATTATTGATGAACTAAAAACATCATCAGCTGGCCATGATGACATTTCTGCATCCCTTGTTAAACAGGTCAAGCCGTCAGTTTTGCAGCCACTGGCTTacattttttctctgtctatgTCAACAGGCGTTATACCAGAGGATTTAAAAATTGCCAAAGTTATTCCTCTGTTTAAAGCGGACAATCCatgttgttttaataattatagACCCATTTCTATTTTGCcatgtttttcaaaaatattagaaaaaatcaTATACAGAAGGATCCTTTCTCATATAGATTCTTATTCAATTCTTTACGAACATCAGTATGGTTTCCGGAAAAATCATTCCACTTATATGGCTTTGCTGCATTTGATTGACAAAGTTACCGCTGCAttagaaaataatgaatttatctgTAGTATATTCATTGACTTGTCAAAAGCTTTTGATACAGTCAACCATTATAGTTTATTGAAAAAACTGCTTAGATATGGTTTTCATGATGTTACATTTGAATGGTTAAAAAACTATGTCTCAAACAGAACCAGTTTGTTTGTATTAATGGATGATACTCCAAAAAAGCTACATTACTTTGTGGGGTCCCACAGGGATCCATTCTTggaacattattatttcttatttatattaatgatttatCAAATGTCTCAAATATTCTTTATCCAATAATGTTTGCAGATGATACAACTCTAGTTCATTCTCACTCAAATTTTAGTTCtctgattaaaaatgttaatgtttgtttaacTTCATATACTACATGgttcaaattaaatatattatctctgaatataaaaaaatctaactatATAATATTTTGTGGCAAAAAATCATACTCTAGAGACTCTTGTAAAGTCATAATTCAGTCTGTTGAGATGCCTCAAGTGTCAACAGCAAGATTCCTGGGAATCTTTGTTGATGAGAGCTTGAGTTGGAAAGCACAAATACACTGGgttagcaaaaaaaataagcaaatctaTTGGTATAATTAAGAGGATTAGTAATTTGGTAACTACAAACTGTCTTCATATACTTTATTATAGCTTAATTTATCCatatctttcatattgtaatatagTTTGGGCAAGCACCTTTCCTACTACACTCCATAGAATTTTGGTTCTTCAGAAACGTTTTGTTAGGATGGCAACCCGATCTGAGTCACATGCCTCATCTGTAGCCCTCTTTCAGAAACTCCagatacttactgttcatgacatcaatatttctcaaatatgtgtttttatttttgaggtaaactcagatcatgaaaactttccaaagcactttaagacttattttaaatttaattctcagattcactcttattcaacgcgtcaatctttagatcttcatcctccacgatttctgacatgcagaggtcaatttattgttcaatttagggaccaaattgtggaataaataccttttcccatccgGCAAGGGACTCcgtctctgtaaaatgcttcaaaagatgtctgaaatctcatttaactgctgttttgaaattctagatcacacacaaatacacttttttaacctgttcatttttgtttttaattgtttttgttagtgtcattataacttgttgatgttatacatttgttttttctattattagtTTGTTGCTTTcaaatgaaattttaggtggaggctttaaataagcccatctgggttttctgcctctccctgcactttacattatatgttatctttgtcattttatgtcattctaactgtgcaaataaaataaaataaataaataaataaatttcagTCAAAACTGGCTCCGACCTCATCACTCCTCCAGGCAGTTACATGATGTATTGAGCAGCCCCCCAGGATCCTGCTATCAATTAattgatattgatatatcgATATTGTTAAGTGATTACAATACCACAGTATATTCGTGGTTGTAAATATACATGCTGCacttttttgttactttgttaCATGTTGAGCCAAAAAGGCATTGTCAAGtatttcacactttatttcaaCATGCGGTTCACATGATGTTCTTGAACTGATTCTTCACATGAATCCAGTTAAATCTTTTCCTTGACAAAAACGGAgttgacatttttataattgCACTGAAGGTTTATTTCATTGTCatagaaaatagaaagaaaaacaggaaaacttgaatttattttgttcctGCATTGAAAACTTGAATAAATGGGTTGAATTTTCCAATAACTGTATCTGCCTTCCTTTGGTCTGTTGGGAATATTAAGGTTTTGGCAAAGAAACTAGTCTCAAAATCTACcgtgtattttttaaaagtccacTGTagaatttgagattttttaccATGGAATTACCATGGGGGGCATGACTGAGGAGTGATGATAGTATATCCCCCCGTTGGagcctacaggtggatgctgggTAGTGGGGGGGCTGAGAAAGCAAGCAGCAatacagatgcagcagcagcagcagcattggcagacagagggagagctgAGGATTACTCTCATCCTAAATAGACCGCCAGATTGGATAGAGGGTGTGTTTTGGTGGAGGATGGAGTAGGGGAATCCTCCAAAACCAGAGCTGCAGTTTCAGACCCCTCATTCTTTAGCGACAGCGTAGTTTGGAGGATGAACAAGTGCATTTCTTCAGAAAATATGGCTGAAATTCAAACGGTGAATCAAGGGGAATTGAGGTGTATTATtgaatgctaaaaaaaatgatagTATCTTAAATTGCACAATAAAATTAATGTTAGATATGCGAAAGtaaacctttaaaaataaataaataaataaataaataaaagattataacttttactttaaatgttttttgtttttttggtaaccTATTTTATTAAGTGGACTGAGTCATATTGGTCCGGATATATTtcagtccttttttttattttgaagggcagACGTCTGGAAGTGTGTTGATGAACTGTCGACGGCAGAATAAAGTGTATTTTGGCCGCACATTCACCTccattttgttactttatattCTCTATAAGTAAAGGCATAACGCTCGgttaaattttttaaaagaagtctCTAAAAGAGGAAACGATAGATTGGTGACATGGAGATGACGTGGTGGTGATCGTGGTTATTAATAAATGTCTTATTGTCTGAAAGAAACATCTGGTGTCTTCCCTTTCTCCAGCTGTTCAAATATCTATTTGAGATCTCTCAAACCAAAGGCCATAgcatattatttcatatttattttacctgAATAAGTTATCATgctaataataaacaataataaatggaACTACAAACTAACTAATACTAACATAAAGAAAACGATACATCACTGCATTTCCTCTGTTAATACTTGTAGATATAACCGTATATCAACACAATGTATCCATATTTATATccatatattattgttattgttattatattatattatattatagtatagaATAGTAGGGTGCGCTGTCACGAAAGAATGAGGGTCCTGAAACTGCAGCTCTCCGGCTGTGCAGGATTCCCGTATTGggaggatgtatgaggagtggggcatgtcatgtgtatggcagcacagctcAAGTTGTCTGCCTGAACTAGCTTGCAAGCGTcactccatttaaaaaaaaatttaaaaatactttgCTGTGTGGGTGCATCCAAACTGGTATTTAAAGATTGTCTACTTTGTGACAAACTAATGATCTGACCTGAGAGTTCCCAGTTTACAATGTGGACTGTTGAGTCCAGCAGACAGCCGCtccactcctgaatcctgcaggttgttgctactcaggtccagctctctcagactggaggactgggagctgaggactgaggacagagcttcacagcttctctctgacagGTTACAGCCACTCAGCCTGGAGACACAATAACAAAGGAAAATCAAGGAGTAAGTTAACAAGAGAGAGCAAAGTGTTTAAGTTATGATATCAGAATCCAAAGATCTCTTTACTCacagagctttgttggaggctttgaccactggaagcagcctcagaagagcctcctctgaagcagagtatttcttcaggtcaaacacgtccagatctgtttctgatgacagtaagatgaagaccagagctgaccactgagcaggagacagCTTATCTGTGGAGAGACGTCCATTTCTCAGGGACCGTTGGATCTCCTCCACTAGAGAacgatcattcagttcattcagacagtggaacaggttgatgcttctctctgcagagagCTCTTTGTTGATCTTCTCCTTGATGTACTGGACTGTTTCCTGATTGGTCTGtgagctacttcctgtctgtgtcagcagaCCTCTGAGGAGAATCTGATTGGTCTCCAGAGAAAGACCGAGGAGAAAGCGGaggaacaagtccaggtgtCCATTTGGACTCTGTAAGGCCTTGTCCACAGCACTCTGGTAGAGACGCGTCTCTGTTGGTTCCTCTGACATCAGATTGAGTCCAGAGTTGATGAAGGtcagatggacatgaagagcagccagaaactcatgaacactcagatggacgaagcagaacaccctgtcctggtacagtccactctcctctctaaagacctgtgtgaacactcctgagtacactgagGCTGCTCTGATATCGAAGCCACACtctgtcaggtctgagtcatagaagatcaggtgtcctttctgcagctgatcaaaagccagttttcccagagacTCAATCATCTTCCTGCTCTCTGGACTCCAGTGTGGATCTATCTCAGCTCCTCCATCGTACTTGATGTTCTTCACTTTGGACTGAACcaccaggaagtggatgtacatctcagtcagggtcttgggcagctctcctccttctctggtATTCATCAGATCCAGAACTgtagcagagatccagcagaagactgggatgtggcacatgatgtggaggcttcgtGATGTCTTGATGTGGGAGATGATTCTGCCGGCCTGCTTCTTAtctctgaatctcttcctgaagtacttctccttctgtgggtcagtgaaccctctgacctctgtcaccaTGTCAACACAGCCaggagggatctgattggctgctgcaggtcgtgtggttatccagaggcgagcaaagggaagcagattcccctcaatgaggtttgtcagcagcacatccactgaggtggactctgtgacatcagtcaggatTTTAGTTTTGTTGAAGTCCAGAGGAAGTCGACACTCATCCAGACCATCAAAGATGAACACAACGTGGAACTCTTTAAACCTCCAGATTCCTGCTTCTTTGGTTTCAGGAAAGAAGTTATCAACAAGTTCCACCAAGctgaactttttctctttcagcacattcagctctctgaaagtgaatggaaacgTGAAGTGGATGTCCTTgttggttttgtcttcagcccagtccagagtgaacttctgtgttaagactgttttcccaatgccagccactccctttgtcagcactgttctgattggtttatCTGTTCCAGGTGAGGCTTTAAAGAAGTCTTCTTGTctgattgttgtttctggtctgtctggtttcctggatgctgtttcaatctgtctgacctcatgttcctcattgacctctgcagtccctccctctgtgatgtagagctctgtgtagatctgattcagaagggttgggtttcctgctttagagatcccctcaaacacacactggaacttCTTCTGCAGGTTGGACTTCAGTCTTTTCTGACAAACCCCCGAATTACTTCCTGaatgaacaaacaacaaagatcAATAAGTCAAAGAAAATATTCTTGGCTCCATGCTGTGTGTGGTCTGTGGGTTGGAGGCCCCCTGACAGTCTGAGGTCCTGGGAGACGGGCCCCACTGATCCAGTCTAGAATTTACTCATGGACACAAAGTGCAGAGCTGCATTTCAAACTAATCTTCAGCTTCCTAGCTTTCTGtttcacttctatgtggcatctacagTTGAGGGGCTATCTCCCCCTACAGACCTCATCCcctcctaaaaaaaacacaacaatgggTCTGTGGTAGGGAGGGGGCAAGTGGTAGAAGTTAAACATTATAGAAATCATCTTACTGCTCTGCAGACAGTcagccagctcctcctgcttcatTCTCCTCAGGAAGTGCTTTGTGATTATCTGAAAcatctctctgctgctcctcatctgctcttcatcctcctcatccttcCTCTGACTCTCTAAAGATTCTGGGTCGTCAGAACTCAGAAGTTTCTGGATCTCCTTCAGCTCGTTCTTCACAAAAAGAATGATGTTTTCCTGCAGAAGCTGGAACAGAATAATATAGGAATCAAACTAAATCATTGAAACAAACACCAGATTCATGTTGGACAAACTGACAATCCACTGGTCTAAACAGTGCAGCATGGAGAGGATTGTGAACAGAATAGATGTTAAAGTAGTTCTTCAATATACAGACCATAAATATGGAGTCCAGGtgtgtctgatgctgctggGCAGACTGACCTCTGGGAACCTCTGagctctcctggtccactctgcAGAGGAATCATCAACAATTGGCTCATAATAAGTTGACACCATAGTATGTTTACAGTTTATGATCTTCAACAGTTAAAGATTTTGTGTCACGACTGATAATGATGAAAACCAGAAGAAAACACCGAATATTAAAGTGAACACAGTGATGAATGGGTGTTTTGTAACATCATGCCAACTTCCTGTTTTCAGTAGGTGAAGCTATCACTATGTCTAAATATGTGTAAAAGTCTCCAGGCCTGGGCTCCAGCATGTCAAATTTGGGGCAGATTGGACTTTAACAGATGTAAATTATGAAAGCTTCCTGTGTCATTAAGAAACATGCAAATTGCAGGCATCTTCACGGCAACACCTTTccacaaaaactcaaaatatttgCAATTTAGCATCTCAGAGGTCTAAAATAGAGCTGACATGCAACACAAAGCCCAATTACAACATCAAACTGAAATATATACTAATTtggacaaaggtaaaaaagtccaaaagtccttcaacattcattcattatccttaactgcttatctgaactcaggtcatggggggctggagccgatcccagctgacattgggcgagaggcgaggtccacctggacaggtctccagactatcacagggctgacacatagagacagacgaccattcatgctctcagtCATActcaatttagagtcaccaattaaaacaaagctgcatgtttttggactctgtgaggaagctggaggacccagaAAGAACCCACTCTGATACGGGGTCCTTAAACATGCGAGTTCCAGCTAGTTCACAGACCCCACACCTAAATAGATTCTGTATCTCGTGACTGATGATCAGAACACTAAAGAAATCTGTATAAATCATCAATTTTAAGTACTTACACTGGGTCATGGGGAGGACGTCCATCTTTGAAGTTAAGCCCACTATCCATAGACCGGTCgctcttcatggacacacagctgggtaCAGGGGActtttctctctgctgctggacACTGAAAGAAACCCTGAAGTTTACTGAGCAGCGATATTTCTATTTTGGTTTTTACTGATTTTATTGGACGGAAAAAGTAACTTTATTTCCATCTATGCCTGTATAATCCAAGATGGCAGCAGTACGTCTCTACATGTCCGTGTTGATGTGACTGTTCTTGTGTATTTTGaatgaatgttgtgtttttctctaaAAATACTCGTCAACTTTTGTGAGTTGTTCAGCCACAATTCCAGCTTGTTTTCGGGTTttactttgacatttttatacGGTTTTGGATTCGTAAACCCAACGGAGATAACTCAGCCTCACTCCTGCCTGATAGAGGCTCGCAGTTTTTACACACTGGGAAATTGCTGATCCCAGAAGTGACGCCCCGTATCCAAACAAATTCTTTTGACTAAATAAACAGGCCTACCTCACCACATCGTGCATTTAGTCTGCCTGTGAAGAGCGGCTTACTTTGTCGCCGGCGTCTGGAGGATCAATTCCATTTGTTTGAACCCGGAGCTTCACCTGCTGGAGGACACCGGTCGACATGCCTCCTGATCGTGATGTGCCTGAACTCCTCCAGCATTAAGGAAAGTGCTTCTTCCTTCGTTCTAACAACTTTTAAAAGGTTGTCCATCTTGATTCAGACCACGTTTGGTCctgattttaattcattttatccACAGCGTTGCTTCTCTGGGcttgatttcctgtttatgtCAGACGTCACACAATGATATCATCTGACTCGGGAGAATTAAAAGCTCGGACTGGATTTCCACTGTGCTGACTTGGATTTTCTTGCTATTTCCCTGCAACTTGCATAGCATTATGTTTGCATTAGCACCTCTTCTGCTCTTATTTACTGCACTGTTCCCTCAAGAGGTGAAAGAAATGGATACCAAAGACACCAAAACCAGTCGCATATTTTATACCCTCGAAAAGTCACAAACTGATCAGAACACTAAACCAATCTGTATAAATCATCAGTTTTAAGTACTTACACTGGGTCATGGGGAGGACGTCCATCTTTGAAGTTAAGCCCACTATCCATAGACcagtcactcttcatggacacacagcttGGTACAGGGGActtttctctctgctgctggacACTGAAAGAAACCCTGAAGTTTACTGAGCAGACAATATTTCTATTTTGGTTTTTACTGATTTTATTGGATGGTAAATGTAGCTTCATTTCCATCTATGCCTGTCTTTGATACATGTCgtgtttaaatgctttttttttaactaacttGTCACgtttctctgttcttgtttcttttttgttgttgttgttgtcgttgttgttgtACTCTTTCTCTCACTAAGTGCCTGTACTCATATATACAGTTATGACTGTAATTtggacacagaaaataaaatctaCTTCCCACACCACAGACCTATTCAGCTAGTTCCCAGACTCCACACCTACAGTAGTGTTCagtataatagcagtccaatgtgactaaccagattaatccaggtttttagtatattttttattgctacatggcaaacaaggtaccagtaggtgcagtagattctcagaaaaccaacaagacccaacattcatgatatgcagctcttaaggctgtgacattgggcaattagttgaaaggggtgtgttcaaaaaaatagcagtgtctgccgttgactttacaaactcaaaactattttgtacaaacttttttgtttctaggatttagcaatcctgtgaatcactaaactaatatttagttgtatgaccacagtttttttataactgcttcacatctgtgtggatgGAGTCAATCAACTTGTggctcctttcagctgttattccactccaagattctctaacaacattcatcagttaatttacatttcttggttttgcttcagaaacagcattttttatttcagcccacaagttctcaactggattaaggtccactccataacatcaatgttgttggtttggaaccaaggttttgctggtttactagtgtgtttgggctcattgtcttgttgaaacacccatttcaataacatgtcctcttcagcataaggcaacatgacctcttcaagtatttagaCATATCAAACTGATCAATGATCCTTGGTATGTGCTAAATAgacccaacaccatagtagaggaacatgcccatatcatgatgcttcactgtcttcactgtgtactgtggctcgaattcagagtttggggctcgtctcacaaattgtctgcggcccttggacccaaaaagaacaattttactctcatcagtccacaaaatgttcctccatttctctttaggccagttgatgtgttctttggcagattgtaactcttctgcacatgcctttttttaacagagggactttgtggggattcttgtaaatagattatcttcacacagacgtcttctaactgtcacagcactaacaggtaactccagactgtctctgatcatcctggagctgatcattggctgagcctttcacattctgcttattcttccatccattttgatggttgtcttccgttttctgccacgtgtctctggttttgctctccattttaaagcattggagatcattttagctgaacagcctataattgtttgcacctctttataagtttccccctctccaatcaaatttttaatcaaagtcttgaacaatgtcttgaacgacccattttcctttcaaagagaaatgcatgttgcaTACAACAAGTGccggcttcatccttaaatagaggccacctgattcacacctgttttttcactaaattgatgacctcactgattgaatgccacactgctattttttttaacacacccctttcaactaattgcccaatgtcACAggcttaagagctgcatatcatgaatgctgggtcttgttggttctttgagaatctactgcacctactggtaccttgtttgccatgtagcaataaaaaatatactaaaaacctggattaatctggttagtcacattggactgctattattttgaacactactgtattcAGCTAGTTCCCAAACCTCTGTAATAAAATCATCAGTTTTAAGTACTTACACTGGGTCATGGGGAGGACGTCCATCTTTGAAGTCAAACCCATCATCTTTAgaccggtcactcttcatggacacacagctgggtaCAGGAGActtttctctctgctgctggacACTGAAAGAAACCCTGAAGTTTACTGAGCAGACAATATTTCTATTTTGGCTTTTACTGATTTAATTGGACGGTAAAAGTTACTTTATTTCCATCTATGTCTGTCTTTGATACACGTTGTGtattaatgctttttttaaactaa
Encoded here:
- the LOC131958741 gene encoding NLR family CARD domain-containing protein 3-like isoform X2, encoding MKRVQQQREKSPVPSCVSMKSDWSMDSGLNFKDGRPPHDPVVQQQREKSPVPSCVSMKSDRSMDSGLNFKDGRPPHDPVVDQESSEVPRGQSAQQHQTHLDSIFMLLQENIILFVKNELKEIQKLLSSDDPESLESQRKDEEDEEQMRSSREMFQIITKHFLRRMKQEELADCLQSRSNSGVCQKRLKSNLQKKFQCVFEGISKAGNPTLLNQIYTELYITEGGTAEVNEEHEVRQIETASRKPDRPETTIRQEDFFKASPGTDKPIRTVLTKGVAGIGKTVLTQKFTLDWAEDKTNKDIHFTFPFTFRELNVLKEKKFSLVELVDNFFPETKEAGIWRFKEFHVVFIFDGLDECRLPLDFNKTKILTDVTESTSVDVLLTNLIEGNLLPFARLWITTRPAAANQIPPGCVDMVTEVRGFTDPQKEKYFRKRFRDKKQAGRIISHIKTSRSLHIMCHIPVFCWISATVLDLMNTREGGELPKTLTEMYIHFLVVQSKVKNIKYDGGAEIDPHWSPESRKMIESLGKLAFDQLQKGHLIFYDSDLTECGFDIRAASVYSGVFTQVFREESGLYQDRVFCFVHLSVHEFLAALHVHLTFINSGLNLMSEEPTETRLYQSAVDKALQSPNGHLDLFLRFLLGLSLETNQILLRGLLTQTGSSSQTNQETVQYIKEKINKELSAERSINLFHCLNELNDRSLVEEIQRSLRNGRLSTDKLSPAQWSALVFILLSSETDLDVFDLKKYSASEEALLRLLPVVKASNKALLSGCNLSERSCEALSSVLSSQSSSLRELDLSSNNLQDSGVERLSAGLNSPHCKLGTLRLSGCNLSERSCGALSSVLSSQSSSLRELDLSNNNLQDSRLEQLCPGLESPHCKLVTLRLSVCNLSERSCGGLSSVLSSQSSSLRELDLSNNNLQDSGVERLCPGLESPHCKLGTLSLSGCLVSEDGCSSLALALRSNPSHLRVLDLSYNHPGDSGRKLLEDPRCRLDTLRAEPAGVHWMTSGLRKYRRQLTVDTNTVSRDLKLSDNNRTVTRVEEHQSYPDHPDRFDLWSQLLCGTGLTGRCYWEVQWSGGVGVAVSYRGIRRRGNSDDCLFGFNDQSWSLFCSGGRYSVYHNNRRTNISSSSSSSSSSSSSSSSSGTVAVYVDCPAGSLSFYRVSSDSLIHLHTFNTTFTETLYPGLGLVSDSSVSLREDRLSPPVRGQTVSSC